One region of Etheostoma cragini isolate CJK2018 chromosome 16, CSU_Ecrag_1.0, whole genome shotgun sequence genomic DNA includes:
- the kmt5aa gene encoding N-lysine methyltransferase KMT5A-A: MNGEIVCNSHSVTVLSCTNCISPVLDEIKLTQQGRCSPICFQQINAQRPGEGRRTNPISTTAKHSKTRFPEMESSYSQRSPCWSDEQHSPPQLHCAQNCLRPPTELPLRDSLSHAPLLANNNGGSLHSRQRRAVRLKPKGKKSTLRPAGRKNSQNRKVTDYYPIRRSSRKSKTEIECEEKKLIDDLITKGIEEGMEVRHIEGKGRAVFATRCFQKGEYVVEYHGDLLQITDAKKREAEYAQNPATGCYMYYFQHLCKTYCVDATKESGRMGRLINHSKNGNCQTKLHDINGVPHLILVASRDIDGGEELLYDYGDRSKASIAAHPWLKY; the protein is encoded by the exons ATGAACGGG GAGATTGTATGCAATAGCCATTCAGTCACTGTCTTAAGCTGCACAAACTGCATATCACCAGTTCTCGATGAAATCAAGCTGACACAGCAGGGAAGGTGCTCTCCAATATGCTTCCAGCAAATTAATGCTCAGAGGCCGGGAGAGG GCAGGAGAACAAACCCCATCAGCACTACGGCAAAACACTCCAAGACTCGCTTCCCCGAGATGGAGAGCAGCTACAGCCAGCGTTCACCCTGCTGGTCAGATGAACAGCACTCGCCTCCGCAGCTCCACTGCGCTCAGAACTGCCTTCGCCCCCCCACCGAACTCCCCCTGCGCGACAGCCTGTCTCACGCTCCGCTCCTCGCCAACAACAACGGCGGCTCTCTTCACAGCCGCCAGAGGAGGGCCGTCCGCCTCAAACCCAAAGGAAAGAAATCCACACTAAGACC TGCAGGCAGAAAAAACTCCCAAAACCGGAAAGTTACCGACTACTATCCAATAAGAAGAAGCtcaagaaaaagtaaaacagagaTTGAG TGTGAAGAAAAGAAGCTCATAGATGATCTCATCACTAAAGGAATAGAAGAAGGAATGGAG GTGCGGCACATAGAAGGAAAGGGAAGAGCGGTGTTCGCCACGCGGTGTTTCCAGAAAGGCGAGTACGTGGTGGAGTACCACGGAGACCTGCTGCAGATCACCGACGCCAAAAAGAGGGAGGCCGAATACGCTCAGAACCCTGCCACCGGCTGCTACATGTACTACTTCCAGCACCTCTGCAAAACCTACTG CGTGGACGCAACAAAAGAGTCTGGTCGGATGGGAAGGTTGATAAATCACAGTAAAAACGGAAACTGCCAAACCAAACTCCACGACATCAACGGCGTCCCTCACCTCATCCTCGTGGCCTCTCGCGACATCGACGGGGGCGAGGAGCTGCTCTACGACTACGGGGACCGCAGCAAAGCCTCCATCGCAGCTCACCCCTGGCTCAAATACTGA